A single window of Archangium gephyra DNA harbors:
- a CDS encoding methyl-accepting chemotaxis protein, whose protein sequence is MLENITISRKLQLGLGAPVALLVTIIWGSYALFLGLVDAAAANYRSYEVIGEVQTLRVFLLDMHGRVRGHSLSGDDSYLEPQPRLQAQFLQAYAELKEKSALGLREKDLLQQLMDQYQQQFLPHLEHQVKLRRDVDAGRIPMEQLTEYVKSGKGQKLLDSLYATTEAFRQAERDERDRRNAVAVAGVDRLKQMLMGGGIVGPLLAVLLAWWLARGITRPLSEAVGLTVRLASGDLTTAIEVKGRDETAQMMAGMREMVQRLGGVLGEVRGAVGSLSGASGQVAAAAQALSQGTSTQAASVEETTTSLEQLSASISQNAETSKQLEQMAVRGAVEAEESGLAVNETVEAMAAIAERISIVEEIAYQTNLLALNAAVEAARAGEHGRGFAVVAAEVRKLAERSQKAAKEIGSLAGSSVKVAERSGKLLKELVPSIRKTAELVQQVAAVSREQASGVVQMNRAMVQVDQVTQRNASAAEELSSTAEELAAQAESLQQMMTFFRMAGEVRGMHGPVQPVRSLRPAPVHLPVVSSSPAQGLKAVAQVLPAQVSPTGTNHGFKRI, encoded by the coding sequence ATGCTCGAAAACATCACCATTTCCAGGAAGCTCCAGTTGGGGCTGGGCGCCCCCGTCGCCCTGCTCGTCACCATCATCTGGGGCTCCTACGCCCTCTTCCTCGGTCTGGTGGACGCGGCGGCGGCGAACTACCGCTCCTATGAGGTCATCGGCGAGGTCCAGACCCTGAGGGTCTTCCTGCTGGACATGCATGGCCGGGTGCGAGGCCACTCACTCTCGGGAGACGACTCCTACCTCGAGCCGCAGCCCCGGTTGCAGGCGCAGTTCCTCCAGGCCTACGCGGAGTTGAAGGAGAAGAGCGCGCTGGGCCTCCGTGAGAAGGACCTGCTCCAACAGCTCATGGACCAGTACCAGCAGCAGTTCCTCCCGCATCTCGAGCACCAGGTGAAGCTGCGCCGGGACGTGGATGCCGGGCGCATTCCCATGGAGCAGCTCACCGAGTACGTGAAGAGTGGCAAGGGACAGAAGCTCCTGGATTCCCTGTACGCCACGACGGAGGCCTTCCGGCAGGCGGAGCGGGACGAGCGTGACAGGCGCAACGCGGTGGCTGTCGCGGGCGTGGACCGGTTGAAGCAGATGCTGATGGGGGGCGGCATCGTGGGACCGCTGCTGGCGGTGCTGCTGGCGTGGTGGTTGGCGCGCGGCATCACCCGGCCGCTGAGCGAGGCGGTGGGGCTCACGGTGCGGTTGGCGTCGGGAGACCTGACCACGGCCATCGAGGTGAAGGGCCGGGACGAGACGGCGCAGATGATGGCCGGCATGCGCGAGATGGTGCAGCGCCTCGGGGGCGTGCTGGGCGAGGTGCGAGGCGCGGTGGGCTCGCTGTCGGGAGCCTCGGGGCAGGTGGCGGCGGCGGCGCAGGCGCTGTCCCAGGGGACGAGCACGCAGGCGGCCTCCGTGGAGGAGACGACGACGAGCCTGGAGCAGCTGAGCGCGTCCATCAGCCAGAACGCGGAGACGAGCAAGCAACTGGAGCAGATGGCGGTGAGGGGCGCGGTGGAGGCCGAGGAGAGCGGGCTGGCGGTGAACGAGACGGTGGAGGCGATGGCGGCCATCGCCGAGCGCATCTCCATCGTGGAGGAGATTGCGTACCAGACGAACCTGCTGGCGCTCAACGCGGCGGTGGAGGCGGCGAGGGCGGGGGAGCACGGGAGGGGCTTCGCGGTGGTGGCGGCGGAGGTGAGGAAGCTGGCGGAGAGGAGCCAGAAGGCGGCCAAGGAGATTGGGAGCCTGGCGGGAAGCAGCGTGAAGGTGGCGGAGCGCTCGGGGAAGTTGCTCAAGGAGCTGGTGCCGTCGATTCGCAAGACGGCGGAGCTGGTGCAGCAGGTGGCGGCGGTGTCGAGGGAGCAGGCCAGCGGGGTGGTGCAGATGAACCGGGCGATGGTGCAGGTGGACCAGGTGACGCAGCGCAACGCATCGGCGGCGGAGGAGCTGTCGTCGACGGCGGAGGAGCTGGCGGCACAGGCCGAGTCGCTGCAGCAGATGATGACGTTCTTCCGGATGGCCGGGGAGGTGAGGGGAATGCACGGACCGGTGCAGCCGGTGCGCTCCCTGAGGCCGGCGCCGGTCCACCTGCCCGTGGTGTCTTCTTCGCCCGCCCAGGGCCTGAAGGCGGTGGCGCAAGTGCTGCCCGCCCAGGTGTCCCCCACCGGCACGAACCATGGCTTCAAGCGCATCTAG
- a CDS encoding chemotaxis protein CheW, whose protein sequence is MNTNTATTTATEVARPAQYLGFSLAGETYAIELLRIREIIEHVPITRVPGMPPAVLGVINLRGRVVPVVDLAVKMGLGPRSITRWTCFVIVEALLDGERTTLGLLADSVSEVLDLGPDDIEPPPAFGTRTPVEYLRGMGRQEQRFILLLDLDRVLSAEELLGLATAPAGGGA, encoded by the coding sequence ATGAACACCAACACCGCCACCACCACCGCCACCGAAGTCGCCCGTCCGGCCCAGTACCTGGGCTTCTCGCTGGCGGGTGAGACGTACGCCATCGAGCTGTTGCGCATCCGGGAAATCATCGAGCACGTGCCCATCACCCGTGTGCCGGGCATGCCTCCGGCGGTGCTGGGCGTCATCAACCTGCGGGGCCGGGTGGTGCCGGTGGTGGACCTCGCGGTGAAGATGGGGCTCGGCCCGCGCTCCATCACCCGGTGGACGTGCTTCGTCATCGTCGAGGCGCTGCTGGACGGCGAGCGCACCACGCTGGGTCTGCTGGCCGACTCGGTCAGCGAGGTGCTCGACCTGGGGCCGGACGACATCGAGCCGCCGCCTGCCTTCGGCACGCGCACCCCGGTGGAGTACCTGCGCGGCATGGGCCGGCAGGAGCAGCGCTTCATCCTCCTGCTGGACCTGGACCGGGTGCTGAGCGCGGAGGAGCTGCTGGGCCTCGCCACCGCTCCCGCGGGTGGGGGCGCATGA